The Maridesulfovibrio frigidus DSM 17176 genome has a segment encoding these proteins:
- the ftsW gene encoding putative lipid II flippase FtsW, giving the protein MNKKKTLSDKPERLDYWLLGAALLLACFGLMMVLSASGIMAERFFDDKYLFFRKQAIFLCAGTFMMYLCSRLPKAFFYNLVYIWLMAAFVLLMLSDFTPLSVAAGGAKRWIAFGPIRIQPLEFCKPALVLYLAYFFSRKQDRIKSFSIGFLPPFAITGALCLLLMLQPDFGGSVFLCMILFFMSLVGGTRISYLLTSLLFAGGAGYLLITSSPYRLKRMTAFMDPFKSAQNEGYQLVQSLYAFGSGNVFGQGLGAGKQKLFFLPEAHNDFIMAVVGEELGFIGVTIVMIVIGFLLWRGFKIALAQENLQDRFTAYGMTIMLGLGFILNLAVVMGTVPPKGVPMPFVSYGGSSLIISCIAIGILLNLSRGKV; this is encoded by the coding sequence TTGAATAAAAAGAAGACACTATCCGATAAACCGGAACGCTTAGACTACTGGCTCCTTGGCGCGGCACTATTGCTCGCGTGCTTCGGGCTTATGATGGTCCTTTCTGCCAGTGGCATTATGGCTGAACGGTTTTTCGATGATAAGTACCTGTTTTTCAGAAAACAGGCGATCTTCCTGTGCGCCGGTACATTTATGATGTACCTATGTTCGCGCCTGCCCAAAGCCTTTTTCTACAATTTGGTTTACATCTGGCTTATGGCAGCGTTCGTACTGCTGATGCTCAGTGATTTCACTCCTCTTTCCGTGGCTGCAGGGGGTGCTAAGCGCTGGATTGCATTCGGCCCCATACGCATTCAGCCGCTTGAGTTTTGTAAGCCAGCGCTGGTGCTTTATCTTGCTTACTTTTTCTCCCGCAAGCAGGACAGAATTAAGTCGTTCAGCATCGGCTTTCTACCGCCATTCGCCATTACAGGCGCTTTATGCCTTCTACTGATGCTCCAGCCGGACTTCGGTGGATCAGTATTTCTCTGCATGATCTTATTTTTCATGTCCCTTGTAGGCGGAACACGAATTTCATATCTGCTGACCTCCCTTCTATTCGCAGGGGGCGCAGGTTATCTACTGATTACGAGTTCTCCATACAGACTAAAACGCATGACTGCTTTCATGGATCCGTTTAAAAGCGCACAAAACGAAGGCTATCAGCTTGTGCAGTCTCTATACGCTTTTGGATCAGGGAATGTTTTCGGCCAAGGACTTGGCGCAGGTAAACAGAAACTTTTCTTTCTTCCAGAAGCACACAACGATTTTATTATGGCTGTTGTCGGCGAAGAACTTGGATTCATCGGCGTCACGATTGTAATGATTGTAATCGGATTTTTGCTCTGGAGAGGCTTTAAAATAGCTTTAGCACAAGAAAACTTGCAAGACAGATTCACAGCTTACGGAATGACCATAATGTTAGGCCTCGGATTCATTTTGAATCTGGCTGTTGTGATGGGGACGGTTCCTCCGAAAGGAGTTCCAATGCCTTTCGTCAGTTACGGTGGATCAAGCTTAATTATTTCATGCATCGCCATTGGCATTCTCCTGAATTTATCCAGGGGGAAAGTATAA
- the murG gene encoding undecaprenyldiphospho-muramoylpentapeptide beta-N-acetylglucosaminyltransferase yields MQRVILTTGGTGGHVFPALAVAANIQEKYPQCEILFLGGAGPEGDMVKRADITFKDLPAKGVMGGGLKRIFGSFWIFKALAYAIKEIVSFKPDAIIGFGGYAGFSPVLAGWMLGVPTAIHEQNSIPGISNRILGKVVKTVFASFEDTKGFFSPDKVDVVGNPVRKEIIDFASKAKERSILVFGGSQGAQAINDAIIEALPLLKMEDINMRHQTGKTDFERVKSEYKKASVNALAVSPFIYDMSAAYAEAQLVVCRSGASTVFEIAAAGKPAIFIPYPHATHDHQTGNAQHLEKIGAAIVIPQNELTGKKLAHQIMNLLRDEDALDKMGNQALKFARPEAASAIVSGLEVIIRMKKTGGLA; encoded by the coding sequence ATGCAGCGCGTAATTCTAACTACTGGCGGAACAGGCGGACACGTTTTTCCAGCTTTGGCTGTTGCAGCCAATATTCAGGAAAAATATCCACAGTGTGAAATCCTTTTCCTTGGGGGTGCAGGGCCGGAAGGTGACATGGTCAAACGTGCAGACATCACGTTTAAGGATCTTCCTGCCAAAGGGGTTATGGGCGGCGGATTAAAAAGAATTTTCGGATCTTTCTGGATATTTAAAGCATTGGCCTACGCAATAAAAGAAATCGTCAGCTTTAAGCCTGATGCCATTATAGGATTCGGAGGATACGCAGGATTCAGCCCAGTATTAGCTGGATGGATGCTCGGAGTTCCCACGGCCATTCATGAGCAAAACAGCATTCCCGGAATATCAAACCGGATACTGGGTAAAGTCGTTAAAACTGTTTTTGCCTCTTTCGAAGATACAAAAGGCTTTTTCTCCCCAGACAAAGTTGATGTTGTGGGGAACCCTGTTCGCAAAGAAATCATTGATTTTGCGAGCAAAGCAAAGGAAAGAAGTATTCTGGTTTTTGGTGGAAGTCAGGGAGCACAAGCTATCAATGATGCAATCATTGAAGCGCTTCCACTACTAAAAATGGAAGACATAAATATGCGGCACCAAACTGGCAAAACAGACTTCGAAAGGGTCAAAAGCGAGTACAAAAAGGCATCCGTGAATGCACTTGCTGTCTCACCTTTCATATATGATATGTCTGCCGCTTACGCAGAGGCTCAGCTTGTCGTTTGCAGATCCGGTGCTTCAACAGTTTTCGAAATAGCGGCAGCAGGCAAACCAGCGATTTTCATCCCGTATCCGCATGCTACGCATGATCATCAAACTGGAAACGCTCAGCACCTTGAAAAAATCGGGGCCGCAATAGTTATTCCGCAAAATGAACTAACAGGTAAAAAACTGGCTCATCAAATAATGAACTTACTTAGAGACGAAGACGCTCTCGATAAAATGGGGAATCAAGCACTTAAATTTGCACGCCCCGAAGCCGCATCCGCAATAGTGAGCGGCTTAGAAGTAATTATTCGCATGAAAAAAACGGGAGGTTTGGCATGA
- the murC gene encoding UDP-N-acetylmuramate--L-alanine ligase, giving the protein MRSRVGTIHMIGIGGSGMSGIAEVLINMGFTVTGSDLAAGDPVKRLLKIGAQIFIGHGAENVTDADVVVKSTAISDDNPEIVKARELGIPIIPRAEMLAELMRLRTGIAIAGTHGKTTTTSLLATIFTEAELDPTVIIGGKLNTFGSNARLGEGQFLIAEADESDGSFLCLSPIITVVTNIDMDHMDFYKDQDAIDNSFRQFMNSIPFYGMNIVCGDDPGVKRLLPSIKRPCMSYGFEKQNRLRAEILSCEVRSLFKVFLDDELLGEVSLAQPGKHNVLNALGAIGVALETGIDKKAILEGLSNFMGVGRRFEKKGECKGILVIDDYGHHPAEIKATIETAKACYPTRRLVIAFQPHRFTRTQALFGDFCKTFELADELLLTEIYPASESPIPGVNGMSLAQGIRQVSSTKVRFYPDFEMMENELPKILKAGDVFITQGAGSVYRIGENFLKHLEKGSGDSSTSTSETTNSETVTSL; this is encoded by the coding sequence ATGCGCAGTAGAGTCGGCACCATTCATATGATAGGAATCGGCGGTTCCGGCATGAGCGGAATTGCTGAAGTTCTGATCAACATGGGCTTTACCGTTACAGGATCGGATTTAGCGGCGGGAGATCCCGTTAAACGTCTCCTTAAAATTGGAGCACAAATTTTTATCGGGCACGGTGCGGAAAACGTCACCGATGCTGATGTTGTGGTCAAGTCTACAGCAATTTCAGACGACAACCCTGAGATTGTTAAAGCTAGGGAACTTGGAATTCCGATTATTCCAAGAGCGGAAATGCTAGCCGAACTGATGCGCCTCCGCACAGGGATAGCTATTGCCGGAACCCATGGTAAAACAACGACCACCTCACTGCTCGCTACAATATTTACAGAAGCCGAGCTGGATCCTACCGTTATCATCGGCGGGAAACTGAACACTTTCGGCAGCAATGCACGCCTTGGCGAAGGGCAGTTCCTTATTGCCGAAGCTGATGAGTCTGACGGATCTTTTCTTTGCCTGTCCCCGATCATCACTGTTGTCACTAACATTGATATGGATCACATGGACTTTTACAAAGATCAGGATGCCATCGACAACTCATTCAGACAGTTTATGAATTCCATTCCATTCTACGGAATGAACATAGTCTGCGGAGATGATCCCGGGGTTAAAAGGCTTCTGCCATCTATCAAGAGACCTTGTATGTCATACGGTTTTGAAAAGCAGAATAGGCTTAGAGCAGAGATTTTGTCCTGTGAAGTTCGTAGCCTGTTTAAAGTTTTCCTTGATGATGAATTACTAGGTGAAGTTTCACTAGCTCAACCCGGCAAGCACAATGTGCTGAATGCTCTGGGTGCAATCGGCGTTGCTCTTGAGACTGGTATTGACAAAAAAGCAATTCTGGAAGGGCTCTCGAACTTCATGGGAGTCGGGCGCAGATTTGAGAAGAAAGGCGAATGCAAAGGGATTCTGGTTATTGATGATTACGGACACCATCCGGCAGAAATCAAAGCAACCATTGAGACAGCAAAGGCTTGTTACCCGACCAGAAGATTGGTTATAGCATTTCAGCCGCACAGATTTACCCGCACGCAAGCTCTCTTCGGAGACTTCTGCAAAACTTTCGAATTGGCTGACGAGCTCTTGTTAACAGAAATTTACCCAGCTTCTGAATCACCGATTCCAGGCGTGAACGGAATGTCTTTGGCGCAAGGAATCAGACAGGTCAGCTCTACGAAAGTACGTTTTTACCCTGACTTTGAAATGATGGAAAATGAACTGCCTAAAATCCTTAAAGCAGGTGACGTTTTTATCACTCAGGGAGCAGGTTCGGTTTATCGCATCGGCGAAAACTTTTTGAAACATCTAGAAAAAGGATCTGGAGACAGCTCAACTTCCACTTCTGAAACCACAAACTCGGAAACAGTTACTTCGCTGTAA